The sequence TTTGGATTTGCGTTAAAAACAAGTCGTCCTTACCAAAATGGTTTCGTGAATTCCCTTATCAGAATTGGTTTTACTGTGGAAACCATAAGCTTGAAGTGAATCCCGAGAAAGATTTGAAAAGGATCACTGTTAAAGAGAAAGAACTCACTGTCAGCTGTGCAGAACTTGCTGCCTATGAAGTGGTAGACGGGATTGGGAAGCTGATTTCATTTGAGCATGTCGCAGAATTATTTCAGGGTTTAGTCAATCTTAGCCCTAGAAAAGTACAAGATATTCTTGAACGAAGCAGCTCTGTTCAGGCAAACCGAATATTTCTATTTCTGGGTCGATACTACGATCACCAGTGGGTCAATCGCATAGATGAAACAAGAATTAAATTGGGTGCAGGAAAGCGGCAGGTTGTCGAAAAAGGACGTTTTGATGAGCGATATCAAATCACAGTGC is a genomic window of Methylophaga thalassica containing:
- a CDS encoding type IV toxin-antitoxin system AbiEi family antitoxin, yielding MVYTVRDIHTLGVKMSSKINWLVAHTSPGALVLQQWLTENGVSYSLAQKYAQNGWLKKLCSGVYYRPDAQGDIKPTWVDAIQALDVQLGVSVHLAGLSSLTHQGLSHYLQLNKEQVWICVKNKSSLPKWFREFPYQNWFYCGNHKLEVNPEKDLKRITVKEKELTVSCAELAAYEVVDGIGKLISFEHVAELFQGLVNLSPRKVQDILERSSSVQANRIFLFLGRYYDHQWVNRIDETRIKLGAGKRQVVEKGRFDERYQITVPEILSVKKGEQHNG